The Myxococcales bacterium genomic sequence ACCGCCAACGCGGGTGCCGCGAGCATGTGGATCAGATCATCGATAGATCCGCCTTCCCATTCCAGGGCGTTAGATGGGGCAGTTTGCACGAGGAGTCTCCGAGGGTCGCAAAGTTGAGGTCAAAGGCCGGGGGCCGCGTCGCCGGCGTCGAGGGTATCATCGGCGGGGTCCGCCGTATCCTTCGGCGAGGTCCCCTCGCCAAGGGCATCGGTTTCCGGAGTGCCAGGGCCGTCGGCCGCGGCATCGGCCTGGCTTGGCGTGGCGCCGGCCTCGAAAAGCCCCCCATCGGGTCCCGTGTAGTCCGCTGCGGCGTCCGTACCGTAAAACTGGTCACGACGCTCGTCGGAAGAGCCGCATGCGCCGACTGACAGAGCGGTCACCATCAAGCCGATGAGCCCCGCGAGGGAGCGGCCGATCGTGCGCGGACGAAATGCGAGCATGAGCGGCAAACTATCAAACGCCGTCGGCGTTCCGCAAGTTCGCCAACGGCCGGGAGCGCCTTCGCACGTCGTCTCTCGTGCGAAGGACGGCGTTCGTCAGCGCTTCCGAGGTCGCGGAATGCCGTAGCGGTCGAGCAGCGTCAGCAGAGTTTTTCGCGAGATCCCCAGGAATCCCGCCGTACGCGTCTGGTTTCCCGCGAAGCTGTCGAGCGCGCGCACGATGCGCTCCTTGCGCTCACCTTCCGGCACGCCCAGGATGTCGATCGGCTCGCTGCTCACGTCGAGATCGCGCATCCGCTCGACCGGCAGGTGCTCGAGCCCGATGGTCTCGCCTTCGCAGAGCACGATGGCCCTTTCGATGACGTTGCGGAGCTCGCGTACGTTGCCAGGCCAAGGGTATCGTTGCATCCACTCGAGAGCTTGCGGCGACAGCTGCAAACGTTCCGTGCGGCCCATCTCGGCGCAGGCCTGAGACAAGAAGAGGCGCGCGAAGGGCTGGATCTCCGTCACCCGCTCCCGCAGCGGTGGCAAAGTCAGGCTGATGCCATTGAGCCGGAAGAAGAGGTCGGGGCGGAATCCGCCTTGCTTCACCTCTTCTTCCAGAGGCCGGTTGGTGGCAGCGATGAAGCGTACGTCGATGGGCACCGGGCGTACGGCGCCCACGGGCACCACGACCTTTTCTTCGATGGCGCGGAGGAGCTTGGCCTGAGTGGACAAGGGCATCTCGCCCACCTCGTCGAGGAAGATGGTGCCACCGGGCGCGGAGGCCAGCAGGCCAACCTTGGAGGAGTCGGCGCTGGTAAAGGCGCCCCGCTCGTGCCCGAAGAGCTCGCTCTCCATCAGGGTCTCCGGCAGGGCCGCGCAGTTCAGCGTGACCATGGGCGCCTTGGAGCGGGGAGAGGCCCGGTGAATCGAGCGGGCCAGCACTTCTTTACCGCTTCCGGTCTCGCCGAGAATGAGCACGTTGATGTTCGACGCGGCCGCCCGCATCGCGATGTTGTAGGTGATGCGCATCGCCTCGCTGTCGACCAGCACCCGTTCGCCGCCCATGCTGACGCGCTCTATGCCCAGCATGCGGTCCCGCAGGGCAGCCATGAGGGCCTCCGGGTCGCGTCCGTCTTGGGGATGGCAGGCAAGGGCCGTGCGGGTGGTGAACCCCTCGGCTTCGAGCGCTTTGCTCATGTGCTCGAGCGCGCGGCGGGCGAGCTCCGGGGCCCGACCCACCATCAAGATCTCGAAATCGTTGGCTGCGTAAAGAGCCAACAAGTCGGCGGGCTGGAGGGTCGCGGACACCGTGGCGGCGAAGCGGGCAGGGGTGATGGGCTCGTCGACCCTCACCCGGGCCACAGCCAACGCCCCCCCTGCCATGCGGCTACGGTCGCACTGATAGGCCAACAACGCCTCGAAGTGGCCGTGGGGCCACACGCGGCGGGCTTCGAGCCGCGGACGGTGCCTTTGCAGCATGAGCATCAAGGTGCCAATGCGGAATCCTTCCCCCGGCCAGATGCGCATCCGCACGTGAGGCTTGAGCTTTTCTTCCCGCACCCAGGTGCCGTTGAAGCTCCCGAGGTCTTCGATCTCGAACAAGGTCTCGGTGACGTGAACCTGGGCGTGCCGCCGGGACGACTGCGGGTCGAGCAGCACCACGTCGGCCTCCGGGTCCCTCCCGATGACCACGGTGCCCAAGCCCGGCAGGGCATGGGTCTCGAAAGCGTCGGGCCCCATGACCAAAAGATGCAGCGCGCGGCCCTCCGCCGAGCGCGGCAGGATGGGTATCGTACGCGTGAACGTCATGAGAACCGCCACATAGTGACAGCTCATCTCCGCGTCCGAAAGGCGCGCTGGTCGCTTTTCGATGGCCCGTTTCGTGGGGGGGAAACTGGACGCACGTAGGCCTGCGTAGGGGGCCATATGGGCCTATCGGCAACGGTGTAGACTGGCGTCGCACCTGAGCCCCTGCAGCCCCACTTACGCCCCTGCGAGGGACTGTCCCTCACCGTCCTCAGGGCGAAAGCAGGGTGCCCACCGATCCGGGAGAGCCCAGGGCCGCTCTCACTTCCCCGGGACCCACGA encodes the following:
- a CDS encoding sigma 54-interacting transcriptional regulator — translated: MTFTRTIPILPRSAEGRALHLLVMGPDAFETHALPGLGTVVIGRDPEADVVLLDPQSSRRHAQVHVTETLFEIEDLGSFNGTWVREEKLKPHVRMRIWPGEGFRIGTLMLMLQRHRPRLEARRVWPHGHFEALLAYQCDRSRMAGGALAVARVRVDEPITPARFAATVSATLQPADLLALYAANDFEILMVGRAPELARRALEHMSKALEAEGFTTRTALACHPQDGRDPEALMAALRDRMLGIERVSMGGERVLVDSEAMRITYNIAMRAAASNINVLILGETGSGKEVLARSIHRASPRSKAPMVTLNCAALPETLMESELFGHERGAFTSADSSKVGLLASAPGGTIFLDEVGEMPLSTQAKLLRAIEEKVVVPVGAVRPVPIDVRFIAATNRPLEEEVKQGGFRPDLFFRLNGISLTLPPLRERVTEIQPFARLFLSQACAEMGRTERLQLSPQALEWMQRYPWPGNVRELRNVIERAIVLCEGETIGLEHLPVERMRDLDVSSEPIDILGVPEGERKERIVRALDSFAGNQTRTAGFLGISRKTLLTLLDRYGIPRPRKR